One window of the Triticum dicoccoides isolate Atlit2015 ecotype Zavitan chromosome 3B, WEW_v2.0, whole genome shotgun sequence genome contains the following:
- the LOC119275534 gene encoding cytochrome P450 71A1-like has translation MDASSPFASLHSPLLFLALLVPIFVSFLLVFAKKPGPSRDNGGARLPPSPWGLPVLGHLPLLGSLPHRKLRSLAEAHGPVMLLRLGGVPTVVASSADTALEVMKTHDLAFASRPAVRMAERLLYGRDMAFAPYGQYWRQARRVCVLHLLSARRVASFRRVREQEAGALVDRVRRAACSSRPEGNVVNLTDELISYTSSVISRAAFGDEGGYGIDDDLTEVFAEFEELLGTATVGEFVPWLAWVDTLMGLDAKVARARKVMDGLLERVISDHRQRRLSGGRRLVGDGEDDHRDFVDVLLDVSEDDGEDSGGVRFDTVGIKAIILDMFAAATDTTHTTLTWAVAELINNPSEMHKLQAEIRAAVNGAGHVTEDHLEKMSYLRAVIRETLRLHAPLPLLLPRETLEDTELLGYRVPARTRVVVNAWAIGRDPATWERAEEFVPARFADGPAEYVLGQDFRFVPFGAGRRGCPGVGFAVPSIDLALASLLYHFDLELPPAAAAGASKLDMSELYGLSVRLKATLHLVAKPWSP, from the exons ATGGACGCCTCGTCGCCTTTTGCATCGTTGCACTCACCCTTGCTCTTCCTCGCCCTGCTTGTTCCGATCTTCGTCtctttcctcctcgtcttcgccaaGAAGCCTGGTCCATCCCGCGACAATGGCGGCGCGCGTCTGCCTCCGTCGCCGTGGGGCCTTCCCGTCCTCGGCCACCTCCCTCTTCTCGGTTCCCTGCCGCACCGGAAGCTCCGGTCCCTGGCCGAGGCGCACGGCCCCGTCATGCTCCTGCGCCTCGGCGGCGTGCCCACCGTCGTGGCCTCCTCAGCGGACACGGCGCTGGAGGTCATGAAGACCCACGACCTGGCCTTCGCGAGCCGCCCCGCGGTGCGCATGGCGGAGCGCCTCCTGTACGGCCGCGACATGGCCTTCGCCCCCTACGGCCAGTACTGGCGGCAGGCGCGGCGCGTGTGCGTGCTCCACCTCCTCAGCGCCCGCCGCGTGGCCTCCTTCCGCCGCGTCCGGGAGCAGGAGGCCGGCGCCCTGGTCGATCGTGTCCGGCGCGCTGCCTGCTCCTCGCGGCCCGAGGGTAACGTCGTGAACCTGACCGACGAGCTCATATCCTACACCAGCTCCGTGATCTCGCGGGCTGCGTTCGGGGACGAAGGGGGGTACGGGATCGACGACGACCTGACGGAGGTGTTCGCCGAGTTCGAGGAGCTGCTCGGGACGGCCACGGTGGGGGAGTTCGTCCCGTGGCTGGCGTGGGTGGATACGCTCATGGGGCTGGACGCCAAGGTGGCACGGGCGCGCAAGGTGATGGACGGGCTTCTCGAGCGTGTCATCTCGGACCACCGCCAGCGGCGTCTCAGCGGAGGACGGCGGCTCGTTGGCGACGGAGAGGACGATCACCGGGACTTCGTGGACGTGCTGCTGGACGTCAGCGAGGACGATGGAGAAGACTCCGGAGGAGTCCGGTTCGACACGGTCGGCATCAAGGCCATCATCCTG GACATGTTCGCCGCTGCCACAGACACGACCCACACGACTCTGACATGGGCCGTGGCGGAGCTCATCAACAACCCATCCGAGATGCACAAGCTCCAGGCTGAGATCCGCGCGGCCGTCAATGGCGCCGGCCACGTCACCGAGGACCACCTCGAGAAGATGAGCTACCTGAGGGCCGTGATCAGGGAGACGCTCCGGCTGCACGCGCCCCTGCCGCTCCTCCTGCCCCGGGAGACGCTCGAGGACACGGAGCTGCTGGGCTACCGCGTCCCGGCGCGGACCCGCGTGGTGGTGAACGCGTGGGCCATCGGCCGCGACCCAGCGACGTGGGAGCGCGCCGAGGAGTTCGTCCCGGCGAGGTTCGCGGATGGCCCGGCGGAGTACGTGCTGGGGCAGGACTTCAGGTTCGTGCCGTTCGGCGCCGGAAGGAGGGGCTGCCCCGGCGTCGGCTTCGCCGTGCCGTCGATCGACCTGGCGCTCGCCAGCCTGCTGTACCATTTCGACTTGGAGCTGccaccggcggcggcggccggggcgtCGAAGCTGGACATGAGCGAGCTGTATGGGCTGTCCGTCCGGCTCAAGGCCACGCTGCATCTGGTTGCTAAGCCGTGGTCTCCTTGA